In Candidatus Cetobacterium colombiensis, one genomic interval encodes:
- a CDS encoding single-stranded DNA-binding protein, with amino-acid sequence MNLVVLIGRLTRDPELKFGQSGKAYSRFSLAVDRPFSKGEADFINCVAFGKTAELIGEYLRKGRKVAVNGRLQMNRYEVNGEKRTTYDVLVESMEFVEGRGESSAPSDFAPTPSYSAPKAAEKPSNDDFGGTSFDEDEFPF; translated from the coding sequence ATGAATCTAGTTGTATTAATTGGACGTTTAACTAGAGATCCTGAACTTAAATTTGGTCAAAGTGGTAAAGCATACTCAAGATTTAGTTTAGCTGTTGACAGACCTTTTTCAAAAGGAGAAGCTGACTTTATTAACTGTGTGGCTTTTGGAAAAACAGCTGAGCTTATTGGTGAGTACCTAAGAAAGGGAAGAAAAGTTGCTGTTAACGGTAGACTTCAAATGAATAGATATGAGGTTAATGGAGAAAAAAGAACAACTTATGATGTACTTGTTGAGAGTATGGAATTTGTTGAGGGAAGAGGAGAATCTTCAGCTCCTTCTGATTTTGCTCCAACACCATCTTACTCAGCACCTAAAGCTGCTGAAAAGCCATCAAATGATGACTTTGGTGGAACATCTTTTGATGAAGATGAGTTCCCATTCTAA
- the tenA gene encoding thiaminase II — MFSKELYESAKNIWDSYYEHPFVKGIGDGSLQKEKFKFYIIQDYLYLLEYAKLFALGVIKSKTENDMKKFASLTDGILNSEMGIHRIYMKKLGVNELDISNANPTLDNISYTSYMLSASHCGDIKEIAVAALSCMWSYKMIGDNLKKLYSLNNNFYQEWIDCYCSERYAELTKWNIELVEKYCQNITSAEKEHLKSIFINCSIYESKFWDMSYKGKL; from the coding sequence ATGTTTTCAAAAGAGTTGTATGAAAGTGCTAAGAATATTTGGGATAGTTATTACGAACATCCATTTGTTAAAGGAATAGGAGATGGATCTTTACAAAAAGAAAAATTTAAATTTTATATTATTCAAGATTATTTATATCTTTTAGAATACGCTAAGCTTTTTGCTTTAGGAGTTATTAAAAGTAAAACTGAAAATGATATGAAAAAATTTGCAAGTCTTACTGACGGGATTTTAAATTCAGAAATGGGAATCCATAGAATATATATGAAAAAATTAGGAGTTAATGAACTTGATATTTCCAATGCAAATCCAACTTTAGATAATATTTCCTATACAAGTTATATGTTATCCGCTTCTCATTGCGGTGATATTAAAGAAATTGCTGTTGCTGCTCTTTCATGTATGTGGAGTTACAAAATGATTGGAGACAATCTAAAAAAATTATACAGTTTAAATAATAATTTTTATCAAGAGTGGATTGATTGTTACTGTTCTGAAAGATATGCAGAACTGACAAAATGGAATATTGAATTAGTTGAAAAATATTGTCAAAATATTACTTCTGCAGAAAAAGAACATTTAAAATCTATTTTTATTAATTGTAGTATTTATGAATCTAAATTTTGGGATATGTCGTACAAAGGGAAGCTTTAA